From a single Kryptolebias marmoratus isolate JLee-2015 linkage group LG6, ASM164957v2, whole genome shotgun sequence genomic region:
- the LOC108251686 gene encoding interferon alpha/beta receptor 2 isoform X2 produces MLLLLLLLLLHLQLGLCVPLPAPSNVSISSYNMMHSLRVWPGPRTPPEARFVVQTLSSRARVRAVASNQTSKWTISRQFQPLSDTVLGPPDVSVSGCGNCLILQVRNPTEDLLEHSSQLKDVLWDLVLSVRRTRDGAEFRLTLPYKPESTVSYLQPGVEYCVTASFSSSFSQKSVSSERRCSFTSPPPDEHSYLVLLGLFVLFSITAFLLLVGWSFRSQVQTCSFYQLNLRSQTSCLMKTPLTQETLT; encoded by the exons atgctgctgctgctgctgctgctgctgctgcatctacAGCTGG GACTCTGTGTCCCGCTCCCCGCTCCGTCCAATGTGTCCATCTCCTCCTACAACATGATGCACTCGCTCAGGGTGTGGCCTGGCCCCCGGACCCCCCCTGAGGCCCGCTTTGTGGTTCAGACTCTCAGCTCCAG AGCCCGGGTCCGAGCCGTCGCCTCCAACCAGACGTCCAAATGGACTATATCAAGACAGTTCCAGCCTCTGTCAGACA CTGTGCTGGGACCTCCAGATGTGTCCGTGTCCGGCTGTGGGAACTGTTTGATCCTGCAGGTCAGAAACCCCACAGAGGATCTGCTCGAACACAGCTCACAGCTGAAGGATGTCTTGTGGGACCTGGTCCTCAGCGTTCGGAGAACCAGAGACGGAGCAGAG ttcagACTGACGCTTCCCTACAAACCTGAGAGCACCGTCTCGTACCTGCAGCCAGGTGTGGAGTACTGCGTCACCGCCTCCTTCTCATCCAGCTTCAGCCAAAAGAGCGTCTCCAGTGAGCGTCGGTGCTCCTTCACCAGCCCTCCTCCTGACGAACATTCAT ACTTGGTTCTGCTCGGTTTGTTCGTCCTCTTCAGCATCACAGCGTTCCTCCTCCTGGTAGGTTGGAGCTTCAGAAGTCAG gtTCAAACCTGCAGTTTTTATCAGCTGAACCTCAGATCTCAGACCAGCTGCCTGATGAAGACTCCTCTGACCCAGGAGACCCTCACCTGA
- the LOC108251686 gene encoding interferon alpha/beta receptor 2 isoform X1, producing MLLLLLLLLLHLQLGLCVPLPAPSNVSISSYNMMHSLRVWPGPRTPPEARFVVQTLSSRGSRWRSVAECSNLKSGQTCNLTNDFTDVFDHYRARVRAVASNQTSKWTISRQFQPLSDTVLGPPDVSVSGCGNCLILQVRNPTEDLLEHSSQLKDVLWDLVLSVRRTRDGAEFRLTLPYKPESTVSYLQPGVEYCVTASFSSSFSQKSVSSERRCSFTSPPPDEHSYLVLLGLFVLFSITAFLLLVGWSFRSQVQTCSFYQLNLRSQTSCLMKTPLTQETLT from the exons atgctgctgctgctgctgctgctgctgctgcatctacAGCTGG GACTCTGTGTCCCGCTCCCCGCTCCGTCCAATGTGTCCATCTCCTCCTACAACATGATGCACTCGCTCAGGGTGTGGCCTGGCCCCCGGACCCCCCCTGAGGCCCGCTTTGTGGTTCAGACTCTCAGCTCCAG GGGGAGCAGGTGGAGGTCTGTGGCTGAATGCTCTAACCTGAAGTCCGGGCAGACATGTAATCTAACCAACGACTTCACCGACGTTTTCGATCACTACAGAGCCCGGGTCCGAGCCGTCGCCTCCAACCAGACGTCCAAATGGACTATATCAAGACAGTTCCAGCCTCTGTCAGACA CTGTGCTGGGACCTCCAGATGTGTCCGTGTCCGGCTGTGGGAACTGTTTGATCCTGCAGGTCAGAAACCCCACAGAGGATCTGCTCGAACACAGCTCACAGCTGAAGGATGTCTTGTGGGACCTGGTCCTCAGCGTTCGGAGAACCAGAGACGGAGCAGAG ttcagACTGACGCTTCCCTACAAACCTGAGAGCACCGTCTCGTACCTGCAGCCAGGTGTGGAGTACTGCGTCACCGCCTCCTTCTCATCCAGCTTCAGCCAAAAGAGCGTCTCCAGTGAGCGTCGGTGCTCCTTCACCAGCCCTCCTCCTGACGAACATTCAT ACTTGGTTCTGCTCGGTTTGTTCGTCCTCTTCAGCATCACAGCGTTCCTCCTCCTGGTAGGTTGGAGCTTCAGAAGTCAG gtTCAAACCTGCAGTTTTTATCAGCTGAACCTCAGATCTCAGACCAGCTGCCTGATGAAGACTCCTCTGACCCAGGAGACCCTCACCTGA
- the LOC108229205 gene encoding interferon alpha/beta receptor 2-like, with protein MSALVWILTWLPLVLPAVSELPKPINVTTTPTRWGYNLSWEPGPGTPTGTSYSVSVQTDRSLQNPVTGCQHVQNPRICNLTEAFTELWVKYDIRVAAQLEAQRSQPAEVQYKPIDHLELPELTVAPCSRDLCVDLRPPHQHLQQVYDGLDYQLQVSSAAVGRSEYLQVFKSLKTQVLTNLLPGREYCVSVRFSNNEEKKEPNFGRPVCVSTLSTFSADLLISVILSLLVVFGLVVLVLLGGAGFFCLNCSPMPPILTSIHHLEEVLVRASSSSLMNVKLVAPPAGGKSGSQSSSEDSDEDCETSCRSSSGGGGGGYTHRVGTNLHSSSSSSSLSSSSSVSSRQKAETGSCSRTSDGSNLLPPSITEPQSRTEPSTPSSEGLTPGRTEEEDPEVGGSAGQGVNLLTLTFGRQEQEQQQEEEDAHDPSEGSSVPPVPPVPPVPPVLPSPWTAGDEEEPDDTCGYMGRPSADVLQNLLSNTC; from the exons ATGTCGGCGCTGGTTTGGATCCTCACCTGGCTGCCTCTGGTTCTACCAG CTGTCAGTGAGCTCCCAAAGCCCATCAACGTCACCACTACCCCCACCCGGTGGGGTTACAACCTGAGCTGGGAACCTGGACCTGGAACCCCCACAGGAACCTCCTACAGCGTCAGCgttcagacagacag GAGTCTTCAGAATCCAGTAACCGGCTGCCAACACGTCCAGAACCCACGGATCTGCAACCTGACGGAGGCGTTCACTGAACTGTGGGTGAAATATGACATCAGAGTTGCAGCTCAGCTGGAGGCTCAGAGGTCGCAGCCGGCAGAGGTGCAGTACAAACCAATCG ACCACCTGGAGCTGCCGGAGCTGACGGTGGCGCCCTGCAGCAGAGATCTGTGCGTGGACCTTCGGCCTCCACACCAGCACCTGCAGCAGGTCTACGATGGCCTGGACTACCAGCTTCAAGTCAGCAGCGCCGCTGTTGGAAGATCTGAG taTTTGCAAGTCTTCAAGTCCCTGAAAACCCAGGTTCTGACGAACCTGCTGCCTGGAAGGGAGTACTGCGTCTCGGTCCGGTTCTCCAACAACGAAGAGAAAAAAGAGCCTAACTTCGGCCGACCCGTTTGTGTCTCCACCCTCAGCACGTTCTCTGCAG ATCTACTCATCTCTGTCATCTTGTCCTTACTGGTGGTCTTTGGGctggtggttctggttctgctgggcGGGGCCGgtttcttctgtctgaattgtAGCCCGATGCCTCCGATCCTG ACCTCCATCCATCAcctggaggaggttctggtccgagcctcctcctcctccctgatgAACGTCAAGCTGgtggcgccccctgctggcggGAAGAGCGGCAGCCAGTCTTCCTCAGAGGACAGTGATGAAGACTGTGAAACCTCCTGCAGGAGctcatcaggaggaggaggaggagggtacACTCACCGGGTCGGCACCAAcctccactcctcctcctcctcctcctccttgtcttcatcatcatctgtgTCCTCcagacagaaagcagagacCGGTTCCTGCTCCAGAACTTCAGACGGATCCAACCTGCTGCCTCCGAGTATAACAGAACCCCAGTCCAGAACTGAACCCAGCACTCCAAGTTCTGAAGGTTTGACCCCAGGAAGAACCGAGGAGGAGGATCCGGAGGTGGGAGGGTCAGCGGGTCAGGGCGTGAACCTCCTCACCTTGACCTTCGGCaggcaggagcaggagcagcagcaggaggaggaggacgctCATGATCCTTCAGAGGGGAGCAGTGTTCCTCCGGTTCCTCCGGTTCCTCCGGTTCCTCCGGTCCTGCCTTCACCTTGGACTGCAGGTGATGAGGAGGAACCAGACGACACCTGTGGGTACATGGGCCGTCCATCTGCAGACGTTCTGCAGAACCTCCTGTCAAACACGTGCTGA